TACCATTGCTCCGGCCGGCGGCATCCCTGGCAACTCGCTGGTCGAGATTGACCTCATCGCTTATATCTAGAGCGTTTCCCGGTTGCTGTGTATCCCGCTCTAACCGACACCAAACGATAACCATCAGGAGAGGAAAAACCTTATGTGTGCGCTGCCGAAACTGCGTCCTACGCGACGCGATCTACTCAAGCAGACCGGAGCTCTTTCAGCCCTTGCCGCGGTATCGCCGCTGGCTGCCGCTGGAAGCGCCGAGGCTCAGGTAGCGCACTCCGCTCCTTCTCACGCTGTCACTTTCCAGCCCGGAACCCTGCAGGACAATGTCTTTACGAAATTGGGTGTGCGCCCCATCATCAACGCGCATGGCACCTTCACCATCATCACCGGCTCACGCTCGTTGCCCGAAGTGAAGCAGGCCATGTTTGAGGCCTCGCACTACTACGTGCATCTGGATGAGCTGATGCCGAAGGTCGGCGCTGAGATCGCGAAGCTGGTCGGCGCGGAGCATGCGGTGGTGACCACGGGCTGTGAAGCGGCGATTGCGCTGGCTACTGTGGCATGCTCCTGCGGGACCGATCCGGAGCTCTCGCAGGCCTTCCCGTACAAGCGCAAGAAGAGCCAGGTCATCATTCCCAAGCACTCCCGCAATCCATACGACTTCGGCGTCCGCATGACCGGCGCGGAGATTGTGGAAGTGGACTCGGCAGAGGAACTGCAGGCAAAGCTCACCGATCAGGTTGCGATGATCTACATTCTCTCGGGCCCGGCAGCGGAGAAGGGACCTCTTTCGATTCCTTCCATCTGCGCGATGGCGAAGGCGAAGAACGTTCCCGTCTTTGTCGATGCCGCGGCGGAAGAGCCGCTGGTTCCCAATATCCACCTGCAGCATGGCGCGACGCTGGTTGGCTACTCCGGCGGCAAGTGCATGCGCGGGCCGCAGGCTGCCGGCATGATGATTGGCCAGGCTGACTTGATTAAGGCTGCGTGGTTCCAGGCTTCGCCGCACCACAACTATGGCCGCGCCTACAAGGTTGGCAAGGAAGAGATCATGGGCCTGCTGGCCGCGGTGCGCCAGTGGTACAAGCGTGACCACGATGCCGAGCAGAAGGCGTGGAAGAGCTGGCTCGATCAGATCGCGGACAAGATCAAGGGGCTTCCGTCGGTCCGCGTTGAGTATCTTGATCCGGAAGATCTTTCCAACCGTTCGCCTCGCCTGCGGGTTCACTGGGACGCGAACCAGGTGAAGATTACCGGTACCGAACTGTTCAAGCGTCTTGACGAAGGGACGCCGCGCATCATGCTGGACGGCGGCACTGGCGTCCGTCCGGACAAGATGGAGAGCTCGTTCACCATCATGCCGTACATGCTGGAAGCCTGGGAGATTCCGATCATCGCTGATGCCATCCATGAAGCGATGACCAAGCCTGGTCACTATGAGAACCCGGTGGTCCCCACCGGAGCAGCGAAGGTTGACGGGAAGTGGGCTGTTTCGCTGAAGTACACCCGCGGAACCGCGGAGCAGACGTTTGAGCTGCAGCAGAGTGGGAGCGATCTCAAGGGCAAGCAGGTTGGCGCGATCTATCAGGCTGATCTGAAGGGCAGCATTCACGGCAACGATCTGAAGCTCTTTGCCCGCATGCCTGTGAGTGGCCATGAGGTGACCTGGGATTTCGTCGGAACGGTGCAGGGAAATACCGCTTCAGGAACGGTGGCCCTCGGTGAGTACGGTATGGCGGAGTGGAAGGCTGTGCGCGCTTAGGAAGGTATGGTCGGTGGGAGCCGTGGGCTTTTAGCCCACGGTTTAGACCCTTCGTCTGGCTCGCCGATCCCGATAAAGTCATCGCTGCGGTTAGACGCGGGCGCTAAGCCTTAGAGGCGAGCTAAAAGCTCTTCGACGCTCTGCTTCCAGCCATCGAAATCATCAGATTCCGTCCAAAGTTCTACGATCTCAGAGGGCTCAGAGAGAACTCGAGCGATCGCCCGCTTAGCCTTATCAGTAAAATCTCCAGAGACTGAAATGTGAGCGCCTCTGATCTCGACCGACGTAGTGGAGGTCGTCTCGTGCCAGGAGCTTCCCGTCATTCTCGCGATGATCTCGGCAGCTGCGAGGCACTCCTCTGCTTCCGGTGCTTCAAGATAATTATCCCCGCAAGCCAATACTCGATCCAAGGCCTGTTCCAAGAGCGGCATGCCCCCGCCATCCGATACAGCCGCTGCAAAGTCGCAAGCGGTATCATTCTCGAAAATTCCGAATCCCCAAGCGCCCATCGTCACCTCTCTATCGCTATCTGCTGAAGGTACCAAATGTCAGATGGGCGTATCGACACGCCATCATTGCGGAGTTATAGAGCGGGCCTTCAGCCCTTCGTTTTTCTATGGGGCAGCAAACCTGGGGCGTTGCCCCAGGCTGGTATAGAACGCGCCTTCAGCGCTTTTTCTGCCGGGTGGCAATCCTCGGGATTCCCCACGAACTTTGTTCGTTGGGGGAACGCTCGCCACGCTAGGGTGGGCAAAGAACACCCATAAGTTCCTAACAAACAGAGAATGCTCTAATTCTCTGTGGCGAAGAGTTGGAACTCGCGGATGCGGGCGGTGCCGGCGGTGGAGAGCAGGTTCAGGCGGAAGCGGCTTGCGGTGATGGCTGGGAAGCGATCGATCTTCTTATGACCGATTGCGTGTCCTGTCATTACCGGTTTCCAGGCGCCGTTAATCCAGGCTTCGATGCGGTAGGTCTGCACCATCTGGCCGTCGGTCAGCCACTCCATTGTTAAAGCGCGGTCAACGCTTGTGGGCTTTGCCAGCCGGACTTCGAGGGTTGCGCTGTGTGAGCCCGCGGGAGCGCTCCAGAAGGTATCGGTGTCGTTGTCGAGAGCCTTGTGCGTCTCGGTATCAGGGATAACGGCGTTTGCCGCCAGATTCTTCTCCGCACCGTAGTGCTTCTGGATGGCTTCGCCGAGTTCTTTCAAGCGGGCAACGTCGCTGTCTGGTAGAAGGCCACGATTGTCTGGGGCTACACCCAGCATCCACTGGCCTCCTTTGCCGATGGAGTACTCGTAGCTGTCCATCAGATCGTCGACGGACTTCAGCGAAGCTTCGTCGTTCGGATGCCAGAACCAGTGCAGCTTGCGGAGAGGCGTGTCGACTTCAATCGGACGCCAGCGCAGATATCCATGGCGGTCGACGACATTCCAGTTTTCGTACTCGACCTTTCCGCTCTCGTCGCCCGCCCAACGCGCATCGCCATACTCGAAGAGGCCGGTGTCAGCAAAGACGATGGTGTTCGGCTGGTAGGTGCGCAGCGTTTCAATGATCTTCTTGAAGTCGTAGACGTGTCCGCCGCTGCCGGCTCCGTCGAGCCAGAATTCCACCAGGTCGCCGTAGTGCGAGGCTAGTTCTTCCAACTCCGCGCGGTAGTAGGCGTCGTACGCTGCGTTGTCTTTGTACTTCGGCTCGTGGCGATCCCAGGGAGAGAGATAGACGCCGAAGCGGAGACCCTCGGCGCGTGCGGCCTGTGCGGCTTCACGGACGAGATCTCCCTTGCCGTCTTTCCATGGGCTTGCCTTGATGCTGTAGTCCGTCTGTCCCGTCGGCCACAGGCAGAAGCCATCGTGATGCTTGGCTACGAGAACGACGTACTTCGCGCCGGAGGCTTTGATCGCCTTCATCCATTGGTGTGTATCGAGCGATGTCGGGTTGAAGGTGGAAGGCGATGCGGTGCCGTCACCCCATTCGCGATCGAGAAACGTGTTGGTGCTGAAGTGAAGAATGACGCCGAACTCGAGGTCTTGCCATGCTGTTTGTTGCGGCGTGGGTTTGATCTCGGTGAAGTTCTGGGGCCAGGTGGTCGCGGGCAGAAGGAGCGTCAGGCCAAGGGCCATCTGGCGAAGCGAGAATCGGTACAAGCGTCAGCCTCCAATGCGTGCAAGTCTTCCTTCGAGCATCGCATATCGATGGCTATCGACGCACAGCGCGCCATCCCGATCGAAGAAAAACTCCTGTGGGATGCTTCCGCGTAGCTTGCGATGTACGGCGATCACCTCACCGGCGGCGTTCTCTTCAGTGACGGAGAGCATGTTCAGCACCCGTCCTCCGGCGGCGGCAACGGCAAGTGAGCGGCCGTCGGGAGAGACGGCGATGTGATGCGGAGACATTGCGGTAAGCGAGAGACCCTGCGTCGTCAGGCGCTGCAGACGGCCACTCGGTTCTACACGATAACTGGAGATAGCTCCCGCGGGCAGACCGAGATAGCTCGTGTATCCGTGCGTGACGTGCAGTATCTGATGGTCACTGGAGTAGACCATGGCGGAGGGCAGGTCAGCCTTTTCGCTGTGTCTCCGTTGTCCGCGGACGACGCTATGAATCCAGCCGCCTTCGCGATCGAGTTCGAAGGTGATGCCGTCACCGATCGCGGCGAAAGCTCGTGTCATGGGAGCGGCACAGATGGCAGCCCCCGCGATTCCCTGCAGTACAGCGCGACGTGTTGGTTTGTACTCTCGCATCATCATGCCTTCGGTCGGATTGACATCGAGTGATGGAACAGATTGTGGGGATCGTATTCCTTCTTCACTTGTTGAAGCAGGGAATAGAGATCGCCGGTGCCGTAGTAGAGCGTGGTCCACTCCGGGCTCTCCAGCATATCGGCATCCGCATAGTTGATGTAGCAGCCCTCGAAGTTCTCGTTCGGGTAAGGGTAGCCGGGATACTTTGGGTCCGCCGAAGGAGTGGAGTACATGGCTTTGTAGCACTGACGAATTCCGTTCAGACGGAATGCATCATCTGCTTCGTTCAGCCAGTAGCTCTGGTACTGCAGCTTCAGGATGGAGCTACGCTGGGGTATCGC
This genomic window from Terriglobus albidus contains:
- a CDS encoding PLP-dependent transferase, whose product is MCALPKLRPTRRDLLKQTGALSALAAVSPLAAAGSAEAQVAHSAPSHAVTFQPGTLQDNVFTKLGVRPIINAHGTFTIITGSRSLPEVKQAMFEASHYYVHLDELMPKVGAEIAKLVGAEHAVVTTGCEAAIALATVACSCGTDPELSQAFPYKRKKSQVIIPKHSRNPYDFGVRMTGAEIVEVDSAEELQAKLTDQVAMIYILSGPAAEKGPLSIPSICAMAKAKNVPVFVDAAAEEPLVPNIHLQHGATLVGYSGGKCMRGPQAAGMMIGQADLIKAAWFQASPHHNYGRAYKVGKEEIMGLLAAVRQWYKRDHDAEQKAWKSWLDQIADKIKGLPSVRVEYLDPEDLSNRSPRLRVHWDANQVKITGTELFKRLDEGTPRIMLDGGTGVRPDKMESSFTIMPYMLEAWEIPIIADAIHEAMTKPGHYENPVVPTGAAKVDGKWAVSLKYTRGTAEQTFELQQSGSDLKGKQVGAIYQADLKGSIHGNDLKLFARMPVSGHEVTWDFVGTVQGNTASGTVALGEYGMAEWKAVRA
- a CDS encoding DUF4259 domain-containing protein — translated: MGAWGFGIFENDTACDFAAAVSDGGGMPLLEQALDRVLACGDNYLEAPEAEECLAAAEIIARMTGSSWHETTSTTSVEIRGAHISVSGDFTDKAKRAIARVLSEPSEIVELWTESDDFDGWKQSVEELLARL
- a CDS encoding alpha-L-fucosidase codes for the protein MYRFSLRQMALGLTLLLPATTWPQNFTEIKPTPQQTAWQDLEFGVILHFSTNTFLDREWGDGTASPSTFNPTSLDTHQWMKAIKASGAKYVVLVAKHHDGFCLWPTGQTDYSIKASPWKDGKGDLVREAAQAARAEGLRFGVYLSPWDRHEPKYKDNAAYDAYYRAELEELASHYGDLVEFWLDGAGSGGHVYDFKKIIETLRTYQPNTIVFADTGLFEYGDARWAGDESGKVEYENWNVVDRHGYLRWRPIEVDTPLRKLHWFWHPNDEASLKSVDDLMDSYEYSIGKGGQWMLGVAPDNRGLLPDSDVARLKELGEAIQKHYGAEKNLAANAVIPDTETHKALDNDTDTFWSAPAGSHSATLEVRLAKPTSVDRALTMEWLTDGQMVQTYRIEAWINGAWKPVMTGHAIGHKKIDRFPAITASRFRLNLLSTAGTARIREFQLFATEN
- a CDS encoding beta-propeller fold lactonase family protein gives rise to the protein MMMREYKPTRRAVLQGIAGAAICAAPMTRAFAAIGDGITFELDREGGWIHSVVRGQRRHSEKADLPSAMVYSSDHQILHVTHGYTSYLGLPAGAISSYRVEPSGRLQRLTTQGLSLTAMSPHHIAVSPDGRSLAVAAAGGRVLNMLSVTEENAAGEVIAVHRKLRGSIPQEFFFDRDGALCVDSHRYAMLEGRLARIGG